In Ovis aries strain OAR_USU_Benz2616 breed Rambouillet chromosome 14, ARS-UI_Ramb_v3.0, whole genome shotgun sequence, a single genomic region encodes these proteins:
- the HSDL1 gene encoding inactive hydroxysteroid dehydrogenase-like protein 1 codes for MAAVDSFYLLYREIARSCNCYMEALALVGAWYTARKSITVVCDFYSLIRLHFIPRLVSRADLIKQYGRWAVVSGATDGIGRAYAEELASRGLNIVLISRNQEKLQMVAKDIADTYKVETDIIVADFSSGREIYDMIREALQDRDIGILVNNVGVFYPYPQYFTQVSEDTLWDIVNVNIAAASLMVHIVLPGMVERKKGAIVTISSGSCCKPTPQLAAFSASKAYLDHFSRALQYEYASKGIFVQSLIPFYVATNVATPGSFLHKCPWLVPSPKVYAHHAVSTLGISKRTTGYWSHSIQFLFAQYMPEWLWVWGANILNRSLRKEALSCKA; via the exons ATGGCTGCCGTCGACAGCTTCTACCTCTTGTACAGGGAAATCGCCAGGTCCTGCAACTGCTACATGGAAGCCCTCGCCTTGGTTGGAGCCTGGTACACGGCCAGAAAAAGCATCACCGTCGTCTGTGACTTCTACAGCCTCATCAGGCTGCATTTCATCCCGCGCCTGGTGAGCAGAGCGGACTTGATCAAGCAGTATGGAAGATGGGCGGTCGTGAGTG GTGCCACGGACGGGATCGGAAGGGCCTATGCAGAGGAGCTGGCCAGCCGTGGGCTCAACATCGTCCTGATCAGCCGGAACCAAGAGAAGCTGCAGATGGTCGCTAAAGACATAGCTGACACCTACAAAGTGGAGACTGACATCATAGTCGCGGACTTCAGCAGCGGCCGCGAGATTTACGACATGATCCGGGAAGCCTTGCAGGACAGAGACATTGGCATCCTGGTGAATAACGTGGGTGTGTTCTACCCCTATCCGCAGTACTTCACGCAGGTCTCTGAGGACACGCTCTGGGACATCGTCAACGTGAACATCGCCGCGGCCAGCCTCATGGTCCACATTGTGTTGCCAGGGATGGTGGAGAGGAAGAAGGGCGCCATCGTCACCATCTCCTCCGGCTCCTGCTGCAAACCCACCCCCCAGCTGGCGGCATTCTCAGCGTCTAAG GCTTATTTAGACCACTTCAGCAGAGCATTGCAGTATGAATATGCTTCCAAAGGAATCTTTGTACAGAGTTTAATCCCATTCTACGTGGCTACCAATGTGGCCACCCCTGGCAGCTTTCTGCACAAGTGCCCATGGTTGGTGCCTTCCCCAAAAGTGTATGCACATCATGCTGTTTCCACCCTCGGCATTTCAAAAAGGACCACAGGATACTGGTCCCATTCCATCCAG tttcttttcgcACAGTATATGCCTGAATGGCTCTGGGTGTGGGGAGCAAATATTCTCAACCGTTCTTTGCGTAAGGAGGCCTTATCCTGCAAAGCTTGA